In the Terriglobales bacterium genome, one interval contains:
- a CDS encoding HU family DNA-binding protein gives MTKADLIDEVSRLAELTRKDSEVIVETIFDSIVRSLRVGDKIEIRGFGSFRTRQRKPRVGRNPKTGDRVEVPAKKIPFFKPSKELKDLVNTGGAGESAPPPAAAPAG, from the coding sequence ATGACGAAAGCCGACCTGATCGATGAAGTTTCGCGTTTGGCGGAACTGACCCGGAAAGACAGTGAAGTGATCGTCGAAACCATATTCGACAGCATCGTGCGCTCCTTGCGGGTCGGCGACAAGATTGAGATTCGCGGCTTTGGCAGCTTTCGCACGCGCCAGAGAAAGCCGCGCGTCGGTCGCAATCCGAAAACCGGCGATCGTGTAGAAGTGCCGGCCAAGAAGATTCCCTTCTTCAAACCCAGCAAGGAATTGAAAGACCTGGTAAACACCGGCGGTGCCGGGGAAAGCGCGCCTCCTCCGGCGGCCGCGCCCGCAGGCTAG
- a CDS encoding aminodeoxychorismate/anthranilate synthase component II gives MVFVLDNYDSFTYNLVQYLGELGARVDVRRNDQVTVNEVEELKPERILLSPGPCTPREAGISVELIRKLAGQMPILGVCLGHQAIGEAFGGEVVRAKKVMHGKTSTVEHDGRTIFRGLNSPLTATRYHSLIVAEDSLPAELEVTAWTSDKDAPRVIMGLRHRQLPVEGVQFHPESVLTSDGKNLIRNFLLM, from the coding sequence ATGGTCTTCGTGCTCGACAACTACGACTCCTTCACCTACAACCTGGTGCAATATCTGGGAGAGCTGGGGGCGCGCGTTGACGTGCGGCGCAACGACCAGGTTACGGTGAACGAAGTGGAAGAATTGAAACCAGAGCGAATTCTGCTTTCGCCAGGGCCGTGCACGCCGCGGGAAGCGGGCATCAGCGTAGAACTCATCCGCAAGCTCGCGGGGCAGATGCCGATCCTGGGAGTATGTCTGGGACATCAGGCGATCGGAGAGGCGTTCGGTGGGGAGGTCGTGCGCGCAAAGAAAGTGATGCACGGCAAGACCAGCACCGTGGAACATGATGGCCGCACCATCTTCCGCGGATTAAACTCGCCACTCACCGCCACCCGCTATCACTCACTGATTGTGGCGGAAGACAGTCTTCCCGCGGAATTGGAGGTTACGGCGTGGACATCCGATAAAGACGCTCCGCGAGTGATTATGGGCCTCCGCCATCGCCAGCTGCCAGTAGAAGGAGTGCAGTTCCACCCGGAGAGCGTGCTGACCTCCGACGGCAAGAATTTGATTCGTAACTTCTTGTTAATGTAG
- a CDS encoding PilZ domain-containing protein, with the protein MDEPKPDKRATRRFSLRLPISVKFQDGATVEKDATTRDVSARGICFLMDAPIGGGSEIEFTLTLPPEITLTENIRVRCKGKVVRTEESNGTGQLSVAAVIDEYEFLNEG; encoded by the coding sequence ATGGATGAGCCCAAGCCGGACAAGCGTGCCACTCGCCGGTTCTCCTTACGGCTGCCAATATCAGTAAAGTTCCAGGACGGCGCAACAGTAGAAAAAGACGCTACCACCCGCGACGTCAGCGCGCGCGGAATTTGCTTTTTGATGGACGCGCCTATTGGAGGCGGCTCCGAGATTGAGTTCACGCTCACTTTGCCGCCGGAAATTACTTTGACGGAAAATATCCGCGTGCGCTGTAAAGGTAAAGTGGTGCGCACGGAAGAGAGTAATGGCACCGGACAACTGAGCGTGGCGGCAGTGATTGACGAGTACGAGTTCTTGAACGAGGGCTGA
- a CDS encoding AMIN domain-containing protein, with protein MVFPGFLRWCLLATLVAGVSISLGAQSNTPAAVRDVIIAPAAGGITIQILASRPITPIVQKLENPPRVVIDLPDALFSAGQKRITVNRQDIIEIRASQFQNTPPVTRVVVQLKKLREYSVSSQGNNLSVKLTPVAPQAGPRPMAAKPEQPTTVLEAGAVPPPAPVAMVEAATPTMTLQGASSITAGADTTVLRLPRGGEVRICPGTAVSVTPSGHDLMVGLNTGAIETHYALSSAADVILTPDFRILLPGPGRFDFAISADQRGNTCVRSLTGNTASLMVSELMGDGNYQVHPSDQVVFTAGRLRNVSSVMPQGCGCPPIMVPVTRAQAPAVNTSPVASPTATPSVTSPPPPVKTGEAHVQVDAPFVFRATDPVLPAAPVVAHLRLVGGRPPTQLLNADAEPPSVTNYNQQPQPAKTKSSRGFLAKLRGFFGAMFR; from the coding sequence ATGGTTTTTCCCGGATTTCTTCGCTGGTGTCTATTGGCCACTTTAGTGGCGGGAGTGTCCATCAGTCTCGGCGCTCAGTCCAACACACCGGCTGCTGTGCGCGACGTTATAATCGCGCCGGCGGCAGGTGGCATCACCATCCAGATTCTTGCCAGCCGGCCCATCACGCCGATCGTTCAAAAGCTGGAAAATCCGCCACGCGTAGTTATTGATCTGCCGGACGCGCTGTTCTCGGCTGGGCAAAAGCGCATTACCGTAAACCGGCAGGACATCATTGAAATACGGGCCAGCCAGTTTCAAAACACACCACCGGTGACGCGCGTGGTTGTGCAGCTCAAGAAACTTCGCGAATATTCTGTCTCATCTCAGGGAAACAATCTGTCGGTAAAGCTCACCCCGGTTGCTCCCCAGGCGGGCCCAAGGCCGATGGCCGCAAAACCGGAGCAGCCGACAACCGTGCTGGAAGCGGGCGCAGTTCCTCCTCCTGCGCCGGTCGCGATGGTGGAGGCTGCAACTCCGACCATGACGTTACAAGGAGCATCGTCCATCACCGCCGGAGCCGACACGACCGTGCTACGCTTGCCACGTGGAGGCGAAGTGCGGATCTGCCCCGGGACTGCGGTCTCGGTGACGCCATCAGGTCACGACCTGATGGTAGGCCTCAATACAGGGGCCATCGAAACCCATTACGCGCTGAGTTCTGCAGCGGACGTGATTCTTACCCCCGACTTCCGCATCCTGCTGCCGGGACCAGGGCGTTTTGATTTCGCGATCAGCGCCGACCAACGCGGAAACACGTGCGTACGGTCGCTCACAGGAAATACCGCGTCATTGATGGTTTCCGAGTTGATGGGCGATGGGAATTATCAGGTACATCCGAGCGATCAAGTGGTGTTCACGGCAGGCCGTTTACGAAACGTGAGTTCAGTCATGCCGCAGGGTTGCGGCTGCCCGCCAATTATGGTTCCGGTGACTCGGGCACAAGCGCCTGCAGTGAACACTTCTCCCGTGGCGTCGCCAACGGCAACTCCATCCGTGACGAGTCCTCCGCCGCCCGTCAAGACAGGCGAAGCACACGTGCAAGTCGACGCGCCCTTTGTTTTTCGTGCCACCGACCCCGTCTTGCCGGCAGCGCCGGTGGTAGCGCATTTACGTCTGGTGGGAGGACGCCCTCCCACCCAGTTGCTGAATGCGGATGCAGAGCCGCCCTCGGTGACGAATTACAACCAGCAGCCTCAACCGGCAAAAACCAAATCGTCGCGCGGGTTCCTTGCCAAGCTGCGCGGGTTCTTTGGCGCGATGTTCCGATAA
- a CDS encoding energy transducer TonB produces MTSQKPILAYTYWAEMSPTTTPEKPEAIQSPAPEPILLPTLFGEGYGMYDTKPVTFVYSFVGHIVAATIILLVANYVVSHRHEIKRQVIDVVTDFSPYVLPASKNQTGGGGGGGDRDKLQASKGALPKAAKRQITPPAVVVRNENPKLTADASIVVPPQIKLPTGNMLGDPLTAVLTPPSSGTGAGGGIGSGSGGGVGSGHGIGAGPGYDAGIGGGAYRVGGGVSAPRALFAPDPEYSEEARKAKFQGTVVLWVVVGPDGRPHDIRVQRSLGMGLDEKAMDAVRTWKFDPARKDGQPVAVQINVEVNFRLY; encoded by the coding sequence TTGACATCTCAAAAGCCCATTCTGGCCTATACTTATTGGGCAGAAATGTCGCCAACTACAACCCCTGAGAAGCCCGAGGCGATCCAGTCGCCCGCACCGGAGCCCATCCTTCTGCCCACGCTTTTTGGCGAGGGTTACGGGATGTACGACACCAAGCCGGTGACGTTTGTGTATTCGTTCGTCGGACACATCGTGGCGGCAACAATCATCCTGCTGGTTGCCAACTACGTGGTCTCACATCGCCACGAAATTAAGAGACAGGTTATTGATGTGGTGACAGATTTCAGCCCTTACGTACTGCCCGCCTCCAAGAACCAAACCGGAGGCGGCGGTGGCGGCGGCGATCGCGACAAACTTCAGGCTTCAAAGGGTGCTCTTCCGAAGGCAGCCAAGCGACAAATTACTCCACCCGCGGTTGTGGTGCGCAATGAAAATCCGAAGTTGACGGCCGATGCCAGCATAGTTGTGCCACCGCAAATAAAATTGCCGACCGGAAATATGCTGGGAGACCCGCTCACTGCGGTGCTGACGCCCCCTTCCAGCGGTACCGGCGCTGGCGGAGGAATTGGAAGCGGTAGTGGCGGCGGTGTCGGCAGCGGCCACGGCATTGGCGCCGGGCCTGGGTACGATGCTGGTATTGGTGGAGGCGCATATCGTGTGGGCGGGGGCGTAAGCGCTCCACGCGCCCTGTTCGCGCCCGACCCGGAATATTCCGAAGAAGCCCGCAAGGCGAAGTTTCAAGGCACGGTAGTGCTTTGGGTGGTAGTTGGGCCGGACGGACGCCCGCACGACATTCGCGTGCAGCGTTCCCTTGGAATGGGGCTGGACGAGAAAGCCATGGATGCGGTCCGGACCTGGAAATTCGATCCCGCTCGTAAGGATGGCCAGCCGGTGGCCGTCCAGATCAATGTGGAAGTGAACTTCCGGCTCTACTGA
- a CDS encoding HAD hydrolase family protein, which translates to MSAERAQKIKLVLFDVDGVLTDGTIWLFPAPAGAQMPAQDHSRKHGGEGGFGIISQTTIEAKGFHAHDGTAISLARLGGIKCGIITKRVSETVALRARDLKLDHVHQGIQDKLTVFEEILRKEKLRPEQAAYVGDDVIDLPIMRNCGLAIAVANARAEVKEVAHYITENRGGQGAARDAVEYILKAQAKWEEVMREYIQERSPVK; encoded by the coding sequence ATGTCTGCGGAGCGCGCCCAGAAGATCAAATTGGTTCTATTCGACGTGGACGGGGTGCTTACCGACGGCACGATTTGGCTCTTCCCGGCGCCAGCCGGAGCGCAGATGCCAGCGCAAGATCATTCCCGCAAACATGGTGGCGAGGGTGGCTTCGGCATCATCAGCCAAACCACCATCGAAGCGAAAGGTTTCCACGCCCACGACGGAACTGCGATCTCACTGGCTCGTTTGGGCGGAATTAAGTGCGGCATCATCACCAAACGGGTTTCAGAAACCGTCGCATTGCGCGCCCGGGATTTGAAGCTCGACCACGTTCATCAAGGAATTCAAGACAAGCTGACGGTCTTCGAAGAAATTCTCCGCAAGGAGAAACTACGGCCAGAGCAGGCAGCTTACGTGGGCGATGACGTAATTGACCTGCCGATTATGCGCAACTGCGGTCTGGCCATCGCGGTCGCCAACGCCCGCGCTGAAGTTAAGGAAGTGGCCCACTACATTACTGAGAACCGTGGCGGACAAGGCGCAGCGAGAGATGCCGTGGAGTACATCCTGAAAGCCCAAGCCAAATGGGAAGAGGTGATGCGGGAGTACATCCAGGAACGCAGCCCGGTGAAATAG
- a CDS encoding tetratricopeptide repeat protein, whose protein sequence is MPRVFRTILLISFLLPALTFSLSGAAHAQTSEQIQVAPPMRRIEPPPADWSAERLEERGDLLRTRKAFLDALDYYSAALSKDAKSAILLNKIGITNLQLQRLKDADKYFHRAIKYDKQYADAYNNLGVIEYLRKKYGRAVKRYESALKLRPESASFCSNLGAAYFSEKEFEKAIVAYNHAVQLDPDILERTSASGVTAQMSSPEDRAHYDYVVAKMYAKLGIADRSLQYLRKAMEEGYKGINNVFKDAEFAALRKDHRFTELMASRPPGIPE, encoded by the coding sequence ATGCCGCGCGTTTTCCGCACGATTCTTCTGATCTCCTTCCTTTTACCGGCCTTGACGTTTTCTTTATCGGGTGCCGCTCATGCCCAGACAAGTGAGCAAATCCAGGTGGCGCCTCCGATGCGCCGTATTGAACCGCCTCCTGCCGATTGGAGCGCCGAGCGTTTGGAGGAACGAGGAGACCTCTTGCGCACGCGCAAGGCATTTCTCGATGCGCTCGACTACTACAGCGCCGCTCTTTCCAAAGATGCCAAGAGTGCCATTCTGCTAAACAAAATCGGCATCACCAACTTGCAACTGCAGCGGCTAAAGGACGCGGACAAGTATTTCCATCGTGCCATCAAATACGACAAGCAATATGCCGATGCTTACAACAATCTTGGGGTAATCGAGTATCTCCGAAAGAAATACGGTCGGGCGGTGAAGCGATACGAGTCGGCGCTGAAGCTGCGCCCCGAGTCAGCCTCGTTCTGTAGCAACCTTGGAGCGGCGTACTTCTCCGAGAAAGAATTCGAAAAAGCTATCGTGGCTTACAACCACGCGGTGCAGCTCGATCCTGACATCCTGGAGCGAACTTCCGCGTCTGGCGTCACCGCCCAGATGTCGTCTCCCGAAGACCGTGCGCATTACGACTACGTCGTGGCCAAAATGTACGCCAAGCTGGGAATTGCCGACCGTTCTTTGCAGTACTTGAGAAAGGCCATGGAAGAAGGCTACAAAGGAATCAACAACGTATTCAAAGACGCCGAATTCGCCGCCCTGAGGAAAGACCATCGTTTCACGGAGTTAATGGCCTCACGCCCTCCAGGAATTCCAGAGTAG
- a CDS encoding PBP1A family penicillin-binding protein, translated as MSLRIRIPKRITRGPSTYRDAVVRTVVAVIIISVTVLLAVFAYYYVRFERIVDRRMRGPIFASAAKIYALPKTVTLGEPIEPKEIAAALRHAGYSEKGRGGDSPIGTFQISKDGILIAPGPESYHAPGEAAIHVQDGKVDRIAAASNPNLAAYELEPQLVTALFDAQERSKRQLVKYEDIPKTMVEAVLAIEDRRFFQHGGVNYLRLLEAAWIDLRQGRHEQGGSTITMQVSRGFFLSPQKTIKRKLEEMLISIELEQRFSKKQIFELYANQVYMGQRGSFTISGFAEAARSYFNKDLQSVSLSEAALLAGLIQHPNYLSPYRHPERALERRNLVLDSMVETRAISRPDAEKAKAAALKLAPPNVEASDAPYFVDLIKDTLVNRFKENELNEQAMRIYTTLDPDLQRAAAQAVDDGLKVVDAKITKLRTRRVKVGKGKKAKYETKVLPGPQAQVALVAMDPHSGKVLALVGGRNYGTSQLNHAIAKRPTGSIFKPFVYAAAVNTALAGGNVLTPVSMIDDQPSTFTYGDQIYEPRNYKDEYHGQVTARYALALSMNNATVKLAEMVGYDKVADLARAAGINSVKATPAMALGAYDATPLDMASAYTIFANGGVKISPTLVTTVRNSQGQVLANFQPERKPVLDPRVSYVMTNLMEGVLNFGTAYGVRTAGFKAPAAGKTGSSHDGWFAGYTSNLLCIVWVGYDDYSDIRLSGADTAAPIWTSFMKRAVELPEYHDTEPFQQPAGVVDVQLDKVTNALATPTCQETYTAAFVAGTEPKETCDQALGDHRGILSRILGIGNHPLPPAPPGTVLKPVTAPKPGTPAPIAGAPAGQQIPGQQAQPGEDSKKKKGVLGKIVGIFKEDKPPDQPQSPPPQ; from the coding sequence GTGAGCCTCAGGATAAGAATCCCGAAACGCATCACCCGCGGGCCCAGCACCTATCGCGATGCTGTAGTTCGCACCGTGGTGGCCGTTATTATTATCAGCGTAACCGTCCTTCTTGCAGTATTTGCCTACTATTACGTCCGCTTTGAGCGCATCGTAGACCGCCGTATGCGGGGCCCGATCTTTGCCAGCGCGGCCAAGATCTACGCGTTGCCAAAGACAGTTACTCTAGGCGAACCCATTGAGCCGAAAGAGATCGCCGCCGCTCTTCGGCATGCCGGGTATAGCGAGAAGGGTCGTGGTGGCGACTCCCCGATTGGCACTTTCCAAATCTCGAAAGATGGGATCCTGATCGCTCCCGGACCGGAGTCGTACCACGCTCCGGGTGAGGCCGCGATTCACGTGCAGGATGGCAAGGTTGACCGGATTGCCGCTGCCAGCAATCCCAACCTGGCAGCCTACGAACTGGAACCTCAACTGGTCACTGCCCTTTTCGATGCCCAGGAGCGCTCAAAACGCCAGCTGGTGAAGTACGAGGACATCCCTAAGACGATGGTTGAGGCAGTTCTGGCCATTGAGGACCGGCGCTTCTTTCAGCATGGCGGAGTCAATTACCTCCGCTTGCTTGAGGCAGCGTGGATTGACCTGCGACAGGGCCGTCATGAGCAAGGCGGCTCTACCATCACCATGCAGGTCTCGCGTGGCTTCTTTTTAAGCCCGCAAAAGACCATCAAACGTAAGCTGGAAGAGATGCTCATCTCAATTGAACTGGAGCAGCGTTTCAGCAAGAAGCAAATATTCGAACTCTATGCCAACCAGGTCTACATGGGGCAGCGTGGCTCGTTCACCATCAGCGGGTTTGCCGAAGCGGCGCGGTCCTATTTCAATAAAGATCTGCAGAGCGTTAGCCTTTCAGAAGCGGCCCTTCTGGCGGGACTGATTCAACATCCGAATTACCTCTCCCCTTACCGCCACCCGGAGCGGGCCCTGGAGCGCCGGAATTTGGTACTCGACTCAATGGTCGAGACTCGCGCCATCAGCCGCCCCGACGCGGAAAAGGCCAAGGCCGCGGCTCTGAAGCTTGCTCCCCCTAATGTGGAAGCCAGTGACGCGCCGTATTTTGTGGACCTGATCAAAGACACGCTGGTGAATCGCTTCAAAGAGAACGAGCTAAACGAGCAGGCCATGCGGATCTATACCACCCTCGATCCTGACTTGCAGCGTGCGGCGGCACAGGCGGTGGACGATGGGTTGAAAGTGGTTGACGCGAAGATCACCAAGCTGCGCACTCGCCGGGTAAAGGTCGGAAAAGGCAAGAAAGCCAAGTACGAGACCAAGGTGCTTCCCGGGCCGCAGGCCCAGGTTGCGCTCGTGGCGATGGATCCACACAGCGGCAAAGTGCTGGCCCTGGTAGGGGGCCGCAACTACGGCACGAGTCAATTGAACCACGCCATCGCCAAGCGTCCTACGGGGTCGATTTTCAAGCCATTTGTTTACGCCGCCGCCGTTAATACGGCGCTCGCAGGCGGCAACGTGTTGACCCCGGTCTCGATGATTGACGATCAGCCGAGTACGTTCACCTACGGCGACCAGATCTATGAACCGAGAAATTACAAGGATGAATACCACGGTCAGGTGACGGCACGCTATGCGCTGGCCTTGTCCATGAACAATGCCACGGTGAAGCTCGCTGAAATGGTCGGATATGACAAAGTTGCCGACCTGGCTCGCGCCGCCGGCATCAACTCGGTCAAGGCTACCCCGGCGATGGCCTTGGGAGCGTACGACGCCACCCCACTCGATATGGCATCGGCATACACAATATTCGCCAATGGCGGCGTGAAGATCTCACCCACTCTGGTAACCACGGTCCGCAATTCGCAAGGGCAAGTTCTCGCCAATTTTCAGCCGGAACGCAAGCCGGTGTTGGATCCGCGCGTCTCCTACGTGATGACCAATTTGATGGAGGGTGTCCTGAACTTTGGCACCGCGTACGGGGTCCGCACGGCAGGATTCAAGGCTCCAGCGGCGGGGAAGACGGGAAGCTCCCACGATGGCTGGTTCGCAGGCTACACCTCAAATTTGTTATGTATCGTGTGGGTAGGATACGACGACTATAGCGACATACGCCTGAGTGGCGCCGATACTGCCGCGCCCATTTGGACGTCCTTTATGAAACGGGCCGTAGAGCTGCCCGAGTACCACGACACCGAACCTTTTCAGCAGCCTGCGGGCGTGGTTGACGTTCAGCTCGATAAGGTGACAAATGCCTTGGCCACCCCAACCTGCCAGGAAACCTACACCGCGGCATTTGTGGCTGGAACTGAGCCCAAGGAGACCTGCGACCAGGCGCTAGGTGACCATCGCGGAATCCTCTCCCGCATTCTGGGGATCGGCAATCACCCTCTGCCCCCAGCGCCGCCCGGAACGGTGTTGAAACCGGTGACCGCTCCCAAGCCGGGAACACCGGCTCCCATTGCCGGTGCTCCTGCGGGACAGCAGATTCCCGGTCAGCAAGCCCAACCCGGAGAAGACTCCAAAAAGAAAAAGGGTGTTTTGGGCAAGATTGTGGGTATCTTTAAGGAAGACAAGCCACCCGACCAGCCCCAGAGCCCGCCGCCCCAGTGA
- a CDS encoding proline--tRNA ligase gives MHRWSQLFIPTLREAPADAEVASHKYLLRAGYIRQLAAGIYSYLFLGHRSMLKIMNIVRQEMDRIGQEFYLPALHPREVWEASGRWSAMGDNLFRLKDRKGAELCLGMTEEEVMTEIARKELRSYKQLPQIWYQIASKFRDEPRPRSGLLRIRQFIMKDAYSFDLDAAGLDVSYQKHYDTYRRIFDRCGLRYVVVEAHSGAMGGSQSHEFTVYSDAGEDVIASCPKCGYAANLEKAASRLDSVEELQPAGNGKPQEVHTPGMKTIEDVAKFLGVSPKNKIKTLALMAVEGSDAKTQKHRPVVVLLRGDHSLNEAKLTTALAGREFRPMQPQEIEQLFRSPAGFLGPIGLKDVAARSNGNFGPGTIILADTALQGRKNLIVGANKEDYHLKNVTPDRDFTPTEYVDLRTVAEGEPCPNCGSPLKVAKAIEIGHIFKLGYKYSESMGARVLDQNGKEITPIMGSYGIGIERILTAAIEQNNDENGFWLPISIAPFEIVVTPTNVTDTKLQSTAEEITRQLEAAGFDVLLDDRDERPGVKFKDADLVGIPFRVTVGKKVTEGIVEVVQRSTRQIRNVNIRDINSHFQDLLRPGH, from the coding sequence ATGCACCGCTGGTCCCAGCTCTTCATCCCCACCCTGCGCGAGGCGCCTGCCGACGCGGAGGTCGCGAGCCACAAGTATCTGTTGCGGGCAGGGTACATTCGCCAACTCGCCGCGGGGATCTACTCGTATCTTTTTCTTGGCCATCGCTCCATGCTGAAGATCATGAACATTGTCCGGCAGGAGATGGACAGGATCGGTCAGGAGTTTTATTTGCCTGCGCTGCATCCGCGGGAGGTTTGGGAAGCCAGCGGCCGCTGGTCGGCCATGGGCGACAATCTGTTCCGGCTGAAGGACAGAAAGGGCGCCGAGCTCTGCCTGGGTATGACCGAGGAAGAGGTCATGACTGAAATTGCGCGCAAGGAGCTGCGCAGCTACAAGCAGCTGCCGCAAATCTGGTACCAGATTGCATCCAAGTTTCGCGACGAGCCCCGGCCCCGCTCTGGCCTGCTGCGCATTCGGCAGTTCATCATGAAGGATGCTTACTCTTTCGACCTGGATGCCGCCGGGCTGGATGTTTCATACCAGAAACATTACGACACTTACCGTCGCATTTTCGACCGCTGCGGCCTCAGGTACGTCGTCGTCGAGGCGCATTCCGGCGCCATGGGCGGATCGCAGTCGCATGAGTTCACCGTGTACAGCGATGCCGGCGAGGATGTAATCGCGAGCTGCCCCAAGTGTGGATATGCGGCCAACCTGGAGAAGGCGGCGTCGCGGTTGGATTCTGTCGAGGAGTTGCAGCCAGCCGGCAATGGCAAGCCTCAGGAAGTCCACACGCCGGGCATGAAAACTATCGAGGATGTCGCCAAGTTCCTGGGCGTCTCCCCCAAGAACAAGATCAAGACTCTGGCGTTGATGGCCGTGGAAGGTAGCGATGCGAAAACTCAGAAGCACCGGCCTGTGGTGGTTCTGCTGCGCGGGGACCATTCGTTAAACGAGGCTAAACTCACCACCGCGCTGGCCGGACGCGAATTTCGGCCAATGCAGCCCCAGGAAATTGAACAGCTGTTTCGGTCGCCTGCAGGCTTCCTCGGGCCTATTGGGCTAAAAGATGTCGCCGCTCGCTCCAACGGGAATTTCGGCCCCGGAACCATTATTCTGGCCGATACTGCTCTGCAAGGCCGCAAAAATCTCATCGTGGGAGCGAACAAAGAAGACTATCATCTCAAGAATGTGACGCCGGATCGCGACTTCACGCCTACAGAATATGTGGACTTGCGCACCGTTGCTGAAGGTGAGCCTTGCCCCAACTGCGGCAGCCCATTGAAAGTCGCGAAGGCAATCGAGATCGGCCACATCTTCAAGCTGGGTTACAAATATTCGGAGTCGATGGGGGCCCGCGTTCTCGACCAAAACGGCAAGGAAATCACGCCGATTATGGGCAGCTATGGCATCGGCATCGAGCGTATCCTCACGGCGGCCATCGAGCAAAACAATGACGAGAATGGCTTCTGGCTACCAATTTCGATAGCGCCTTTCGAAATCGTGGTCACGCCTACCAACGTCACCGATACCAAGCTACAGTCCACCGCCGAAGAGATTACCCGTCAGCTCGAGGCCGCCGGATTCGACGTTCTCCTGGATGACCGGGATGAGCGGCCGGGAGTTAAGTTTAAGGACGCTGACCTAGTGGGCATACCCTTTCGGGTAACTGTGGGCAAGAAGGTTACCGAAGGCATTGTGGAGGTCGTCCAACGCTCGACACGTCAAATCCGGAATGTTAATATCCGCGATATAAACAGCCATTTTCAAGACTTGCTCCGGCCCGGGCACTGA
- a CDS encoding KpsF/GutQ family sugar-phosphate isomerase translates to MKSTGESVVRIEAEALRALADRLAGDMSDAFNRAVELLFCCAGRVVVTGLGKSGLIARKLAATLSSTGTPALFLHPAEALHGDLGMLVRGDVVIALSSSGETEEILQLLATMKRLQIPLISLTGDRLGAAGTHAREKAKRSTLAAAADVALDCSVDQEACSLGLAPTASTTTMMALGDALAMALAERRGFKEEDFANLHPGGKLGKRLARVETLMHTGDAIPKVAPSTRMPDVIYEMSRKKLGVTAVTQGDRLLGVISDGDLRRLLERRGKDVLDLAAAECMTRNPKVISPDEFATAALAIMEEKKITSLPVVNGKGQLQGIIHLHDLWETQLL, encoded by the coding sequence ATGAAATCCACTGGCGAAAGCGTGGTCCGCATCGAGGCGGAGGCGTTGCGGGCCCTGGCGGACCGTCTGGCTGGCGACATGTCAGATGCTTTCAACCGCGCAGTCGAGCTACTTTTCTGCTGTGCGGGACGGGTTGTGGTCACCGGCCTTGGCAAGAGTGGTCTGATTGCGCGGAAGCTCGCGGCGACGCTCAGTTCCACTGGCACTCCGGCGCTTTTTCTTCATCCCGCGGAAGCGCTACATGGTGATCTGGGCATGCTGGTGCGCGGAGACGTCGTGATCGCGCTCTCCTCCAGTGGTGAAACCGAAGAAATCCTGCAATTGCTGGCTACCATGAAGCGGCTGCAAATTCCACTGATCAGCCTGACCGGCGACCGTTTGGGCGCGGCGGGCACTCACGCTCGCGAGAAGGCTAAGCGTTCCACCCTCGCGGCGGCTGCCGATGTTGCGCTTGATTGCTCGGTCGATCAGGAAGCCTGCTCGCTAGGTCTGGCGCCTACTGCCTCTACTACGACAATGATGGCGCTCGGAGATGCGTTGGCGATGGCTCTCGCTGAGCGACGCGGCTTCAAAGAAGAAGATTTCGCCAACCTGCATCCTGGCGGAAAGCTGGGAAAACGTCTGGCGCGGGTAGAAACCCTCATGCACACCGGCGATGCGATTCCCAAGGTAGCTCCGAGCACCCGGATGCCGGACGTCATTTATGAAATGTCACGCAAGAAGCTGGGGGTCACGGCGGTGACCCAGGGCGATCGCCTCCTCGGGGTTATTAGCGACGGCGACCTGCGACGATTGCTCGAGCGTCGCGGCAAGGACGTGCTTGACCTCGCCGCGGCGGAGTGCATGACCCGCAATCCCAAAGTGATTTCGCCCGACGAGTTCGCCACCGCCGCTCTCGCCATTATGGAGGAGAAAAAGATCACGTCTCTGCCCGTAGTCAACGGCAAGGGTCAATTACAGGGCATCATCCACTTGCACGACCTCTGGGAAACGCAGCTGCTGTAA